One stretch of Rhodothermia bacterium DNA includes these proteins:
- a CDS encoding pentapeptide repeat-containing protein, with protein MSVYFQDQFFYHKDFPDGKICDQFDGCTFSELAYNNGDLSGAEFVNCTFNACDLSMAKLEGTVFREVTFKGCKMLGMPFDRCNNFILSFSFKNCMLDFSCFNGLSIKQTIFEDCSLKGAFLLEANMEKSVFKHTNLQDAAFEGTQLKEADFRTARYFRIDPEKNNLKKARFSSENLEGLLYKYGLRIG; from the coding sequence CAAGGACTTTCCAGACGGAAAAATATGCGATCAATTTGACGGCTGTACATTTTCCGAACTTGCGTACAATAACGGTGATTTATCTGGGGCAGAATTTGTAAACTGCACGTTTAATGCCTGTGATTTGAGCATGGCAAAATTAGAAGGAACGGTCTTTCGAGAGGTGACTTTTAAGGGTTGTAAAATGCTCGGAATGCCTTTTGACCGCTGCAATAATTTTATCCTGTCTTTTTCGTTTAAAAATTGTATGCTCGATTTTTCTTGCTTCAATGGGCTTTCGATTAAACAAACCATTTTTGAAGATTGTAGCCTAAAAGGTGCTTTCCTCCTGGAGGCCAATATGGAAAAGTCAGTTTTTAAACATACCAATCTGCAGGATGCCGCTTTTGAGGGGACGCAATTAAAAGAAGCTGATTTTCGCACCGCACGCTATTTCCGTATTGACCCCGAAAAAAACAACCTAAAAAAAGCCCGATTCTCATCTGAAAATTTGGAAGGCTTGCTCTATAAATATGGCCTTCGGATCGGCTAA